A region from the Wansuia hejianensis genome encodes:
- a CDS encoding MT-A70 family methyltransferase produces MSIRKYRTILADPPWDINQKGKYGAGKHYELMKLDRIKAMPVADFSEENEHLWLWVPNGLLQERLDVIKAWGFTYRAPFYWIKPKLGLGNYLRNASEAILFGTHGKAPVKFKSQPNWVFAPTQDHSRKPEEQYAIIERVSPEPYLELFARRHQPGWDAWGNEIASDIVIPDYPVPSYSDKAALGKSE; encoded by the coding sequence ATGAGTATCAGGAAGTATCGGACAATTCTTGCGGATCCGCCCTGGGACATAAACCAGAAGGGGAAATATGGTGCGGGAAAGCACTATGAATTAATGAAGCTGGACAGGATTAAAGCAATGCCTGTTGCAGACTTCAGCGAGGAAAATGAACATCTATGGTTATGGGTTCCGAATGGTTTATTGCAGGAAAGACTTGACGTTATAAAAGCATGGGGATTTACTTACCGCGCTCCGTTTTATTGGATTAAACCCAAATTGGGATTGGGAAATTATCTGCGGAATGCAAGCGAAGCGATTTTGTTTGGCACGCATGGGAAAGCTCCGGTGAAGTTCAAATCGCAGCCAAACTGGGTGTTTGCGCCAACGCAGGATCATTCACGCAAACCGGAAGAGCAATATGCCATTATTGAACGGGTTTCGCCAGAGCCGTATCTTGAACTGTTTGCTAGGCGACATCAACCGGGATGGGATGCATGGGGGAATGAAATTGCATCTGATATTGTTATTCCGGATTATCCGGTTCCCAGCTATTCCGACAAGGCGGCGCTTGGGAAAAGTGAGTGA